In Pirellulales bacterium, one DNA window encodes the following:
- a CDS encoding HTH domain-containing protein: protein MATSDRLARLLQLNSLIESGVRLTVRQLAESYHVSRRTIIRDVKALQTAGIPIATRESGGYEVVGVDNGHSLPLREDEVVALLLVATQFRNTEPLSTAIQGAIGNIIRRTAPTQRNELRRLIELCMRSAVRAPSSTVNEQAFKSVVTAIRKGLQIRLYGRLTDTGVDFTTKVTPERLYWQGGTWILIGRSSIHRKTKLFRLDLVSKAEAIDEWRG, encoded by the coding sequence ATGGCGACCTCGGATCGGCTGGCTCGCTTGCTTCAGCTCAACTCATTAATTGAGTCTGGTGTACGTTTGACTGTGCGCCAATTAGCTGAGTCCTATCATGTCAGTCGCAGAACGATCATTCGCGACGTGAAGGCATTACAAACTGCTGGCATACCAATTGCGACGCGGGAAAGTGGAGGTTATGAAGTCGTAGGCGTTGACAATGGCCATTCGCTACCGCTCCGTGAAGATGAGGTCGTCGCGCTCCTTTTGGTCGCTACTCAATTTCGAAACACTGAGCCGCTCTCGACTGCAATTCAGGGAGCCATCGGCAACATCATTCGCCGTACTGCGCCGACACAACGTAATGAATTGCGCCGACTCATCGAACTTTGCATGCGGTCTGCAGTGCGCGCCCCTTCGTCAACCGTGAACGAGCAGGCGTTCAAAAGCGTCGTCACCGCGATACGCAAGGGACTGCAAATTCGGCTGTACGGCCGCCTTACAGATACAGGCGTAGATTTCACAACCAAAGTAACCCCCGAACGCCTTTACTGGCAAGGCGGGACATGGATACTGATTGGCAGATCCTCGATCCACCGCAAGACAAAGCTGTTTCGACTCGACTTGGTCTCCAAAGCTGAAGCGATTGATGAATGGCGCGGCTGA